One window of Nocardia sp. NBC_00508 genomic DNA carries:
- a CDS encoding LLM class flavin-dependent oxidoreductase codes for MKVGFFMQPVHPPNTPVLEGIAQDLDEIEFLDSLGVDEAWFGEHLTAKTEPWPAGDLIISQAIPRTKNIKLCSGGYIPQFYHPAALAFRIMQLDHMAQGRYMCGIAAGAISGDFTLTNVDNLSGQHREMQAEAIEIMKRIWTEHLDGEWEFKGKFWHVRNPGHGLLMGDEPTKCSYGFGPFWKPYQDPHPPIAIAGFSPNSASIKFAGQGGHIPLSVFFNARFLKGHWDTYSTAAEENGHQVDRSIWRVNREIFVADTDTDAREFVRNGLQAEVWQKHYLEFMGGFGWFEHLKHDDSVHDSDITIDYLMDHLWIVGSPDTVRQRLDDLYGELGGFGTVLPTKYDHMGKQEQMWHSHELLMEEVVPKLSV; via the coding sequence ATGAAGGTCGGATTCTTCATGCAGCCGGTTCACCCGCCGAACACACCCGTGCTCGAGGGAATTGCACAAGACCTCGACGAAATCGAGTTCCTCGACTCGTTGGGTGTCGACGAGGCGTGGTTCGGTGAGCACCTCACCGCCAAGACCGAGCCGTGGCCTGCCGGTGACCTGATCATCTCGCAGGCCATCCCGCGGACGAAGAACATCAAGCTCTGTTCCGGCGGCTATATTCCCCAGTTCTACCATCCGGCGGCACTGGCATTCCGGATCATGCAGCTCGACCACATGGCGCAGGGCCGGTACATGTGCGGCATCGCGGCCGGTGCCATATCCGGCGACTTCACGCTGACGAACGTCGACAACCTCTCGGGTCAGCACCGCGAGATGCAGGCCGAAGCGATCGAGATCATGAAGAGGATCTGGACCGAGCACCTCGACGGCGAGTGGGAGTTCAAGGGCAAGTTCTGGCATGTCCGCAATCCCGGCCACGGCCTGCTGATGGGTGACGAACCGACCAAGTGCTCCTATGGCTTCGGCCCATTCTGGAAGCCGTATCAGGATCCGCATCCGCCGATCGCCATCGCGGGTTTCTCGCCCAACAGCGCCAGCATCAAGTTCGCCGGTCAGGGCGGGCACATTCCGCTGAGCGTGTTCTTCAACGCACGATTCCTCAAGGGCCACTGGGATACTTACTCCACCGCGGCGGAGGAGAACGGCCACCAGGTCGACCGCAGCATTTGGCGGGTGAACCGCGAGATCTTCGTGGCCGACACCGACACGGATGCACGCGAATTCGTCCGCAACGGCCTTCAGGCCGAGGTCTGGCAGAAACACTATCTCGAGTTCATGGGCGGGTTCGGCTGGTTCGAGCACCTGAAGCACGACGACTCTGTGCACGACTCGGATATCACCATCGACTACTTGATGGATCACCTGTGGATCGTCGGTTCGCCGGACACCGTTCGCCAGCGTCTGGACGACCTGTACGGAGAACTCGGTGGATTCGGAACGGTACTGCCCACCAAGTACGACCACATGGGCAAGCAGGAGCAGATGTGGCACAGCCACGAACTCCTGATGGAGGAAGTCGTACCGAAGCTGTCCGTCTGA
- a CDS encoding SAM-dependent methyltransferase — MTNEYESMIRTDIPSSARIWNFWMGGKDFYEVDRVVGEASLKIDPDIATVAVQSRQFLVRVVRYLAGEAGIRQFLDVGTGLPTMQNTHEVAQSVAPESKIVYIDNDPLALTHARALLTSTTDEGVTAYFNCDFHDPDQIVADARNILNFTQPVGVMFMGVLGHARTYEDMLRIVRTVMDATPSGSYLVLWDGTPDSQAYVTLCEEYTKTGGVPYFPRTQDAIRAAFDGFEFVEPGFGPITEWRNDAVQVGTPQSISSYGGVARKP; from the coding sequence ATGACCAATGAGTACGAATCGATGATCCGCACCGACATCCCATCCTCCGCGCGGATTTGGAACTTCTGGATGGGTGGCAAAGATTTCTACGAGGTGGATCGCGTTGTCGGTGAGGCGAGCCTGAAGATCGACCCGGACATCGCGACCGTGGCCGTGCAGTCACGCCAGTTCCTCGTCCGAGTGGTGCGATACCTGGCCGGCGAGGCGGGGATCCGCCAGTTCCTCGACGTCGGCACCGGTCTGCCCACCATGCAGAACACCCATGAGGTCGCCCAGTCCGTGGCACCGGAGTCCAAGATCGTCTACATCGACAACGACCCGCTGGCGCTCACCCACGCGCGCGCCTTGTTGACCAGCACCACCGATGAAGGCGTTACCGCCTACTTCAACTGCGATTTCCACGACCCCGACCAGATCGTCGCCGACGCTCGCAATATCTTGAATTTCACCCAGCCGGTCGGGGTCATGTTCATGGGCGTGCTCGGCCATGCCCGCACATACGAGGACATGCTGCGCATCGTGCGCACCGTCATGGACGCGACTCCTTCCGGCAGTTATCTGGTGCTGTGGGACGGAACCCCCGACAGCCAGGCGTATGTGACCCTGTGTGAGGAGTACACCAAAACCGGTGGTGTGCCATATTTTCCACGCACCCAGGACGCGATCCGCGCGGCCTTCGACGGATTCGAGTTCGTCGAACCGGGCTTCGGTCCGATCACCGAATGGCGCAATGACGCAGTCCAGGTAGGCACGCCGCAGTCGATTTCCTCCTACGGCGGCGTCGCACGCAAACCATGA
- a CDS encoding CHAT domain-containing protein, translating to MTSPSSPKPASDPRVPGYLGRILDGAYPVGSCFQVAPGVIATALHVLDDIDAGREGAVVRVDALAGGIPAFEATVTRTDALHDLAVLNSRGRLSESVAGWAATDRIDLTVPAVVTGVSVFPDEHTHRFLDAPGYWGGGTTRDDEIPLGRFVSSAVVRGMSGAPVRRLSDDVVIGVVSQRYNSADGWGRDSVWVARVEDLQPLLAEMREIAVTGPLSPTGAVEVVLTVTDARVRLHGTGIDVTAPHTGVRPGLTNAIAEVRRERTRLWSSAITRAEFTGLASETGAHSVSLRRAGELVADSFLPLPVSVALAQILTDAAAAHVPVRIGIEAGPFPGLPWEALPDPITRRPLVLHPLITVYRRVPAPPVRNLPAPLRILVAIAAPDEGSGPVLDYERELRNVLSAVRGARHRDAEVRIVEFATTAAIRAELAQAPAHILHLSGHGKPGCLLLEDETGSVREVDAEKLVAEAIPPGSMPPVISLAACYTDVAAEAAAPSFAAALIAHGASVVIGTETSVTDRYATALFARVYQELTQNRIPDVVTAVADARRLIHQQWSASTDPTEVILASMDEWSVVTVLADTGAVSVYDPAISEAVPPHDTVTVSGLPTRGVGEFVGRRREQRRLPAYLTGNQYPGVVLHGIGGVGKTTLAARIVHCQRLATVIPVVTGETNIDSLLSAVAGTIRRHCLIDDGAPRDPRVLRAAQIASSATETWQNRLTALRAFVFDRVPVLVVLDNFEDNLTDARSLSDPHLAALLSAWLADPGCSRLLVTSRYPFMLPDNAHHRLLLHQVGPLSRAETFKLIWSLPALDRLTVKELDHIWRLVGGHPRSLEYLDALLNNQIGRYHDITYRLEGAIANNPVARHALTALTLDTALAATVTLIADDILLDQLLGQLTPAAHQLLIGASVYREPVEDNALLYQIGTDSPGAARQPDYRALKNTIAARYGIDPTAPAFDLAALPQHVLDEIAPAIAEYNTKPRPPIATDADLGELARELASNSLLTIDPDNRRAFVHRSTAAALERSCAQHQRDDVLAAAHRRAATYWVWRVAAWPQDRDADLHDRLEARYHYQQTSNTAAAHDLTLAICDRLHTIGAWDHETTLIHDTLRHLQPNAPERAHWLHRLGMIAQLRGDYTEAEHQYQHALTIGEELGNRAGMATSYHQLGMISQLRGDYTEAEHGTAARIGDNRVGLPFGWAGRMSSCRSPIPVSSATMSCVWLAIATMV from the coding sequence GTGACCTCGCCGTCGTCCCCGAAGCCGGCATCAGATCCGCGGGTGCCGGGGTATCTGGGCCGTATTCTGGACGGCGCCTACCCGGTTGGTTCCTGTTTCCAGGTGGCACCGGGGGTGATAGCCACCGCCCTGCACGTGCTCGACGATATCGACGCAGGCCGGGAGGGTGCAGTAGTGCGGGTGGACGCGTTGGCGGGTGGGATCCCGGCGTTCGAGGCCACGGTCACGCGCACGGACGCGCTGCATGATTTGGCCGTGCTGAACTCTCGAGGTCGGTTGTCGGAGTCGGTGGCGGGGTGGGCGGCGACCGACCGGATCGATCTGACCGTCCCGGCTGTCGTGACCGGGGTCTCGGTGTTCCCTGACGAGCACACCCACCGTTTTCTGGACGCGCCGGGGTACTGGGGTGGCGGCACCACTCGTGACGACGAGATCCCATTGGGACGCTTCGTCTCTTCCGCGGTGGTGCGGGGGATGAGCGGTGCGCCGGTGCGGCGGCTGTCCGACGATGTTGTGATCGGGGTCGTGTCGCAGCGCTACAACAGCGCGGACGGGTGGGGACGCGACAGTGTATGGGTGGCGCGGGTCGAGGACCTGCAGCCGTTGCTGGCCGAAATGCGCGAAATCGCCGTGACCGGGCCGCTATCGCCAACCGGTGCGGTCGAGGTCGTGCTGACAGTGACCGATGCTCGGGTGCGGTTGCACGGCACCGGTATAGACGTGACCGCCCCCCACACCGGAGTGCGTCCCGGGTTGACGAATGCGATCGCCGAGGTGCGCAGGGAACGGACGCGGCTGTGGTCGTCGGCGATTACGCGGGCCGAGTTCACCGGCCTGGCATCGGAAACCGGAGCCCATTCGGTGTCGTTGCGGCGTGCCGGCGAGTTGGTCGCCGACTCCTTTCTGCCGTTGCCGGTGTCCGTGGCGCTTGCGCAGATCCTCACCGACGCCGCGGCCGCGCACGTGCCGGTCAGAATCGGGATCGAGGCGGGACCGTTCCCTGGGTTGCCGTGGGAGGCGCTGCCTGATCCCATCACTCGACGGCCGCTCGTGTTGCACCCGCTGATCACGGTCTATCGGCGTGTGCCCGCCCCACCAGTGCGTAATCTCCCTGCTCCGTTGCGGATTCTGGTGGCGATCGCGGCGCCGGACGAGGGCAGCGGGCCGGTGTTGGATTACGAGCGGGAACTCCGTAATGTGCTGTCGGCGGTGCGTGGTGCCCGCCACCGCGACGCCGAGGTCCGCATCGTCGAGTTCGCCACCACCGCAGCCATCAGGGCCGAACTGGCTCAGGCTCCCGCGCATATCCTGCACCTGTCCGGGCACGGCAAGCCCGGGTGTCTGCTGCTCGAGGACGAGACCGGCTCGGTACGCGAGGTCGACGCGGAAAAGCTTGTCGCCGAGGCGATCCCACCTGGTTCGATGCCGCCAGTGATCAGCCTGGCCGCCTGCTACACCGATGTCGCCGCCGAGGCAGCCGCACCGTCGTTCGCCGCCGCGCTGATCGCCCATGGCGCCAGTGTGGTGATCGGCACCGAAACCTCGGTGACCGATCGCTACGCCACGGCGCTGTTCGCCCGTGTCTACCAGGAACTCACCCAGAATCGAATTCCGGATGTGGTCACCGCGGTCGCCGACGCACGCCGCCTCATCCACCAGCAGTGGTCGGCTTCGACCGATCCCACCGAAGTCATCTTGGCGAGCATGGACGAGTGGAGCGTCGTCACGGTGCTGGCCGACACTGGCGCCGTAAGTGTCTACGACCCGGCCATATCCGAAGCAGTTCCGCCGCATGACACCGTTACGGTATCGGGATTGCCGACTCGTGGGGTCGGGGAATTCGTCGGGCGGCGTCGCGAACAACGCAGGCTCCCTGCGTATCTGACGGGGAATCAGTACCCGGGCGTCGTGCTGCACGGCATCGGTGGTGTCGGAAAGACAACCCTGGCCGCCCGGATCGTGCACTGCCAACGCCTCGCCACTGTGATCCCAGTAGTCACCGGCGAGACCAACATCGATAGCCTGTTGTCGGCGGTCGCCGGCACCATCCGCCGACACTGCCTGATCGATGACGGTGCCCCGCGAGACCCACGTGTGCTGCGGGCGGCCCAAATCGCGTCGAGCGCCACTGAGACGTGGCAGAACCGGCTGACCGCGCTGCGAGCATTCGTGTTCGACCGTGTGCCGGTACTGGTGGTGCTGGACAACTTCGAAGACAACCTCACCGACGCACGCTCCCTGTCCGATCCCCATTTGGCGGCCCTGCTGTCGGCGTGGCTTGCCGACCCGGGATGCAGCCGGCTGCTCGTCACCTCCCGCTACCCGTTCATGCTCCCGGACAACGCCCACCATCGGCTGCTGTTGCATCAGGTGGGACCGCTGTCGCGGGCGGAGACGTTCAAGCTGATCTGGTCCTTGCCCGCGCTGGACCGCCTCACCGTCAAGGAGCTGGACCACATCTGGCGGCTCGTGGGCGGCCATCCGCGCAGCCTGGAATACCTCGACGCCTTGCTCAACAACCAGATCGGCCGCTACCACGACATCACCTATCGGCTCGAGGGCGCCATCGCGAACAACCCCGTAGCACGACACGCGCTCACAGCGCTCACTCTCGATACCGCCCTCGCCGCCACCGTCACGCTCATCGCCGATGACATCCTGCTCGACCAACTCCTCGGCCAACTCACCCCTGCCGCACATCAGTTGCTGATCGGCGCCTCCGTCTACCGAGAACCCGTCGAGGACAACGCCCTGCTCTACCAGATCGGCACCGACAGCCCCGGCGCCGCCCGGCAACCGGACTACCGGGCACTGAAGAACACCATCGCCGCCCGATACGGCATCGATCCCACGGCACCCGCGTTCGACCTCGCCGCGCTCCCGCAGCACGTACTCGATGAGATCGCACCCGCAATCGCCGAATACAACACCAAGCCGCGCCCGCCGATCGCCACCGATGCCGACCTCGGAGAGCTCGCCCGCGAGTTGGCCTCCAACAGCCTGCTGACCATCGATCCGGATAACAGGCGGGCGTTCGTGCATCGCTCGACCGCCGCCGCACTCGAAAGGTCCTGCGCACAACACCAGCGTGACGACGTCCTCGCCGCCGCGCACCGTCGTGCTGCCACATACTGGGTCTGGCGCGTGGCAGCCTGGCCACAGGATCGCGATGCCGATCTGCACGACCGGCTAGAAGCCCGCTACCACTACCAGCAAACCTCCAACACGGCCGCAGCACACGACCTCACCCTCGCCATCTGCGACCGTCTGCACACCATCGGTGCGTGGGATCACGAAACCACCCTCATCCACGACACCCTGCGCCACCTACAACCCAACGCACCCGAGCGCGCTCACTGGCTACATCGGCTCGGCATGATCGCTCAACTACGAGGCGACTACACCGAAGCCGAACACCAATACCAGCACGCCCTCACCATCGGCGAAGAACTCGGCAACCGCGCCGGCATGGCCACCAGCTACCACCAACTCGGCATGATCAGTCAACTACGAGGCGACTACACCGAAGCCGAACACGGGACTGCTGCACGGATAGGTGACAACCGAGTTGGCTTGCCCTTCGGGTGGGCTGGAAGGATGTCATCGTGCCGAAGCCCTATCCCCGTGAGTTCCGCGACGATGTCGTGCGTGTGGCTCGCAATCGCGACGATGGTGTGA
- a CDS encoding IS3 family transposase (programmed frameshift), whose translation MPKPYPREFRDDVVRVARNRDDGVTLEQIAADFGIHPMTLSKWMRQADVDEGTKPGTSTSESAELRAAKRRIRLLEQENEVLKRAAAYFAQANLPKMIYPLVRELAEDGIPVTVTCRVLKLARQPYYRWLAEPVTAAELDQAYRANALFDAHRDDPEFGYRFLADEARAAGEPMADRTAWRICSAQGWWSAFGKKRRGKGKAGPPVHDDLVQRDFTAEAPNRLWLADISEHQTGEGKLYICAVKDVYSNRIVGYSIDSRMKSALAVHALNNAVARRGEVAGCILHTDRGSQFRSRKFVRALTRHGMAGSMGRVGAAGDNAAMESFFALLQKNVLDRRSWCSREELRIAIVTWIERTYHRRRRQATLGRLTPVQYETIMTPPASQAA comes from the exons GTGCCGAAGCCCTATCCCCGTGAGTTCCGCGACGATGTCGTGCGTGTGGCTCGCAATCGCGACGATGGTGTGACGCTGGAGCAGATCGCCGCCGATTTCGGGATCCACCCGATGACGCTGTCGAAATGGATGCGTCAGGCCGACGTCGACGAGGGAACCAAACCGGGCACCAGCACGAGCGAGTCGGCCGAGCTGCGGGCGGCGAAACGGCGAATCCGGTTGCTGGAGCAGGAGAACGAGGTCCTCAAACGGGCCGCCGCTTATTTCGCGCAGGCGAACCTGCCG AAAATGATCTACCCGCTCGTCCGCGAGCTGGCCGAAGACGGGATCCCCGTCACGGTGACGTGCCGGGTGCTGAAACTGGCTCGTCAGCCGTACTACCGATGGCTGGCCGAACCGGTCACTGCCGCCGAACTCGACCAGGCGTATCGGGCCAACGCGCTGTTCGACGCCCATCGCGACGATCCCGAATTCGGGTACCGATTTCTCGCCGACGAGGCCCGCGCCGCCGGTGAACCGATGGCCGACCGCACTGCATGGCGGATCTGTTCGGCCCAGGGCTGGTGGAGTGCGTTCGGCAAGAAGCGACGCGGAAAGGGCAAGGCCGGCCCGCCGGTCCACGATGACCTGGTCCAACGCGACTTCACCGCTGAGGCTCCGAATCGGTTGTGGCTGGCCGACATTTCCGAACATCAGACAGGCGAGGGCAAGCTCTACATTTGTGCGGTCAAGGACGTCTATTCCAACCGGATCGTCGGCTACTCCATCGACTCACGCATGAAATCGGCGCTGGCGGTGCACGCGCTCAACAATGCGGTGGCTCGCCGTGGCGAGGTGGCCGGTTGCATTCTGCACACCGACCGCGGATCGCAATTTCGCAGCCGGAAATTCGTGCGAGCCCTGACTCGTCACGGCATGGCCGGGTCGATGGGCCGTGTCGGCGCGGCCGGTGACAATGCCGCCATGGAGAGTTTCTTCGCGCTGCTGCAGAAGAATGTCCTCGACCGCCGATCCTGGTGCAGCCGTGAGGAATTGCGCATCGCGATCGTCACCTGGATCGAACGGACCTACCACCGCCGCCGACGCCAAGCTACCCTCGGCCGTTTGACGCCGGTCCAATACGAGACCATCATGACCCCACCGGCCAGTCAGGCCGCGTGA
- a CDS encoding tetratricopeptide repeat protein has translation MIESVTRSCSSPHQYQHALTIGEELGNRAGIAASYHQLGMISQLRGDYTEAEHQYQRSLMIKGALGNRSGMAASYGQLGALAQDRGDHAEAEHQYQRALTIKQELGNRAGIAASYGQLGALAQDRGDHAEAEHQYQRALTIKQELGDRAGIAASYRQLGALAQLQGDYTEAEHQYQRAFTIAEELGDRAGIAGNHHQLGILAQLRGDYTGAEHHYRRALAIAEELGYRAGIATTISSLGSLELERGQLIEAVQLHIRAWLLHTEMKLGAAAVHNVDALRQLRDRMGPGPFLARTRQVLDPAQARALEDLLDRQA, from the coding sequence GTGATCGAATCTGTCACCCGATCGTGCAGCAGTCCCCACCAATACCAGCACGCCCTCACCATCGGCGAAGAACTCGGCAACCGCGCCGGAATAGCCGCCAGCTACCACCAACTCGGCATGATCAGTCAACTACGAGGCGACTACACCGAAGCCGAACACCAATACCAGCGCTCGCTCATGATCAAGGGGGCACTGGGCAACCGCTCCGGCATGGCCGCCAGCTACGGCCAGCTCGGCGCGCTGGCCCAGGATCGGGGCGACCACGCCGAAGCCGAACACCAATACCAGCGCGCCCTCACCATCAAACAAGAACTCGGTAACCGCGCCGGAATAGCCGCCAGCTACGGCCAGCTCGGCGCGCTGGCCCAGGATCGGGGCGACCACGCCGAAGCCGAACACCAATACCAGCGCGCCCTCACCATCAAACAAGAACTCGGCGACCGCGCCGGAATAGCCGCCAGCTACCGCCAGCTCGGTGCGCTCGCCCAGCTGCAGGGCGATTACACCGAGGCCGAACACCAATACCAGCGCGCCTTCACCATCGCCGAGGAACTCGGCGACCGCGCCGGAATAGCCGGCAACCACCACCAACTCGGTATTCTCGCCCAACTTCGTGGTGACTACACCGGAGCCGAACACCACTACCGGCGTGCCCTCGCCATCGCCGAAGAACTCGGCTACCGCGCCGGAATAGCCACCACGATCTCTTCCCTCGGGTCCCTCGAACTCGAGCGTGGCCAGCTGATCGAAGCAGTACAGTTGCACATCCGAGCCTGGCTCCTACACACAGAGATGAAACTCGGGGCAGCAGCCGTGCACAACGTGGATGCGCTGCGACAACTGCGCGACCGGATGGGTCCGGGGCCCTTTCTCGCAAGAACACGCCAAGTCCTCGACCCCGCCCAGGCCAGGGCTCTCGAGGATCTGCTCGATCGACAGGCGTAG
- a CDS encoding PepSY domain-containing protein — MDAILGRALAGLRWLLIGAAVAAFLVGGAVALGAATSTQGHDWMLTAAPTIGRQQAIDKALATVPGGTVISAELDGEGGTTVWEVELRASDGIEHEVTIDSNSGAVLGTAKQD, encoded by the coding sequence ATGGATGCCATTCTCGGCCGCGCACTCGCGGGTCTGCGCTGGCTGCTCATCGGCGCCGCTGTCGCCGCGTTTCTGGTCGGTGGCGCGGTAGCGCTGGGTGCCGCCACCAGTACCCAGGGGCACGATTGGATGCTCACCGCGGCCCCCACCATCGGCAGGCAGCAGGCCATCGACAAAGCGCTCGCGACCGTGCCGGGCGGCACGGTGATCTCCGCCGAACTCGACGGCGAAGGGGGAACCACGGTCTGGGAGGTCGAACTCAGGGCGTCCGACGGCATCGAGCACGAGGTGACTATCGACTCGAACAGCGGCGCCGTACTCGGCACAGCGAAACAGGACTGA
- a CDS encoding CU044_2847 family protein: MAGGPVVEMRFGGVDVLVETVKVPGSEPTGTGTGTGAGSGRVVDALERARDVIAAAATSTANTVRELGNKTRPDRVEVEFGLGFSMKGNVIVASGSADASLKIKLVYEAHTEDAPQS, from the coding sequence GTGGCCGGTGGCCCGGTGGTCGAAATGCGGTTCGGGGGTGTGGACGTGCTCGTGGAAACGGTGAAGGTACCCGGCTCCGAACCCACTGGCACCGGCACCGGTACCGGTGCCGGGTCCGGGCGGGTGGTCGACGCGCTGGAGCGCGCCCGTGATGTGATCGCCGCCGCAGCGACCTCGACCGCGAACACGGTTCGCGAACTCGGGAACAAGACCCGGCCCGATCGCGTGGAAGTCGAATTCGGACTGGGGTTTTCGATGAAGGGCAATGTCATCGTGGCCAGCGGCTCCGCTGATGCCAGTCTCAAGATCAAACTCGTCTACGAGGCGCACACCGAGGATGCTCCGCAATCGTGA